The sequence CAAACCGCTGGTCAGGTCTGCCAGTTCGTCCAGGAGGTCCTGGGCCAGGGCGCGCAGGTAGGGGGAGGCCGGGTGGGGGGAGGCGCCCGCTCGGTGGGGGGAGTGGGGGCCGCCCGCTCTGTGCCAGCGGGCCGCGACGGCTGCGGGCTGCCGGCCGTCCTCCTGAGCCTGGCGGAGTTCGTGGCCCAGGAGGTCTTCCGGCTGGACCCAGGTCAGGCGCAGCGGGGCCGGACGCGGGAGGGTCATGACAGCTCCGCGTACGCCGTCTCGTGGGCGCGGCGGCGCGTGACGTCCCGCTCGAAGATCTCCTGGGTCACCTCGGTGAGGGTTTTCGCGGGGGCCTGGAGGTCCAGGCGGCTGGACTCCGCGACCGTCTTGGCCCAGTCGGACGGGATCTCCGAACCGAGGGCGCCCGCGAGAGCGCCGGACATCGTGGCGATGGAGTCGCAGTCGCGGCCGTAGTTCACCGAGCCCAGTACCGCGTGCCGGTAGTCGCCGCGCGAGACCAGCAACATGCCGAGCGCCACCGGGAGTTCCTCGATGGAGTGGATGCGGGACGGGCGGCGGGCGCCGAGGGAGGGGTTGCGGTAGTCCGGGCCGACCGTGTCGTACGGGGCGACCGCCTCGCGCAGCGGACGCAGCGCCGACTCGAAGTCCGAGTACCGCGAGGCCGTGTCGCAGACCGTCTCGATCGCGGCCCGCGTGCCGTCCTTCGCCACGGCCAGGCATGCCTCGATCACCGAGTCCGGGGTCGCGTCGGGGGTGCAGGCCGCCGCCACCGCCGCCGCGAAGACACCCGCGGCCTCGCGCCCGTACGACGACTGGTGGGCGCCCGCGATGTCGAGGGCCTCGGCGTACGCGCCCGCCGGGTTCGCCGCGTTGACCAGGCCTGCCGGGGCCATGTACATCGCGGCCCCGCAGTTGACGATGTTGCCGGTGCCGGCCTCGCGGGGGTCCACGTGCCCGTAGTGGATCCGGGCCACCAGCCACTTCTCGGCGAGGAAGATCCGCTGGAGGGGGAGGGCGTCCGCTTCGAGCTCCGGGATCCAGCGGGGCGTCGTCATCAGGTCGGGCACCAGGTGCCCGGCGACGGCGTACGCGTCGAGGTGGTCGCGGACCTTCGCGTACACCCGTACCAGCGCGTGGGTCATCAAGGTGTCGTCGGTGACGTGCCCGTCGCCCTTGTGGTACGGGGCGACGGGACGGGCCGTGCGCCAGTCGTCGCCGTGCCAGGGGCCGACGATGCCGTGGACGCGTCCACCGTGACGTCCGACGATCTGCTCGGGGGAGTAGCCCTCCACGGGGCCGCCGAGCGCGTCGCCGACGGCGGCTCCGACGAGGGCTCCGGTGATCCGGTCGCCGAGGGTTCCCGTTTCTTCGCTTCTGGGCGTCATGCCCGGATCATCCCCCCGGGAGGGCCAGTTCCGTCGCTTCCAGCAGATCGGCGAGTCCGATGAGATCCGTGCCGGTCAGGCGGGGCAGCGCGCAGCCGCAGAGGGTGCGGCAGGCGTCGCGCCAGGCGGTGGGGATGGCCGCGCCGCCGCCGAGCGCTCCGGTCAGCGCGCCGGCGAGGGCCGGGGCCGAGTCCGCGACCCGGGACAGGCACGCGGCCGCGGGCACCGCCTCCGCGATCCGGCCGTGCGCGGCGACGGCCAGTGCGAGGGCGACCGGGACGGTCTCGGCGGCTGCGATGCCGTAGCTGTAGACGTGGTCGACGATCTGGTGCTCCAGGAGGGGGACCAGGCCGAAGGCGCCGTCGCCGTTCGCCACGGCGTCGTGGGCGAGTGCCAGGGCGTGGCGTGCGTTGCGGCCGATCTCCGTGGCCTCCGGGAGTTCGGCGATGGCCGCGTCCGCGCAGGCGTTCACGTCCGCGCCGCTCAGGGCGAGTGCGACGGCCGCGGCCATCGCGCGGGCGCCGTGCACTCCGTCGCCGTCCTGTGTGTAGCGGGCGTCGAACTCGGCCAGTTCCGCGGCGGACCGGGGGTCGCCCGCGTGGGCGACGGCCAGCACGCAGGCCCGTACGCAGGCCGCGTCGTCGAAGTAGTGGGGGTTGTCGTGGCCGGAGGCGGGCGGGCGCAGGCCGGTGGCGAGGTTGCCGAGACCGGCCCGCACGGAGATGCGGGCGCGCAGGGGGAGTACGGCCGACTCGACCTCGGGTGCGCGGTCCGCGGCGGCGGCGACCTCGCTGGCGATCGCGTTCCAGGAGAGGTCGATCGCGGCGCGCATCCGGCGTTCCCGGCTCAGGTCGCCGAGCATGCCGGCGTCGGTGGCCCGCAGGACCGCCTCCGCGGCGAACGCCGCCCACTCCGCGTCGTCCGAGGGGCCGAGTCTCAGGGGTTCCGGGGGCTGGTTCAGGGCGATGGGGACGGGGAGGGTGGTGGTCGCGTTCTGCTCCGCGAAGGTGTCCAGTTCGCGGGTGAGGCGTCTTGTCCATTCGGGCATGCGGGTCGCTCTGTGCCGTGCCGCCGGCCAGCCCGCGGCGTCGCCTGCGGCCAGGCCCAGGAGGAGGCCCTCGATTCGCCTCGGGCGCGTGGGGGTGTGCGGGTGCGGGTGCGCCGTGGCTTGTTGCGCAGTTCCCCGCGCCCCTGAAGGGCGCGCCTCTGGCGGGGCTTGTTGCGCTGTTTCCCGCGCCCCTGGGTGGGTGGGGGTGGCGCTCGGCTCGGGTGGTGCGGAGGTTGGGGGGGCGGGGGTCATTGGGTGTCCTCCGGTGGGGTCAGTAGGTCTGCTACGTCCAGGACGTGGTGGCCCTGCATGGAGGGGAGGCAGCTGCCCTTCGCGGGGCCGATCGCCGCCGCCCAGGCGGGTGGGATCGCGGCGGCGCCGCGCGTGGCGCCGGCCAGGGCGCCCGCCACCGCCGCCGTGGTGTCGGCGTCGCGGCCCATGTTCACCGCGGTGAGGACCGACTCCGTGAAGTCGCCGTCGGCGGCCGCGTACGCGCCGAAGGCCAGGGCGACGGCCTCGGGGGCCAGGTCCGTCCAGGGATAGCCGCCGATGACGACCGCCGAGCGCACCGCGCGTTCGCCGCGGTGCGCGCAGGCCACGGCCCTGCGCAGGGAGCGGGCCGTCCAGGAGTCGTCGGGGATGACGGCCAGGGCCGAGGCGACGACGGCGATCGTGGGGGCGCCCGCCATCGCCGCGGCGACGCCCGCCGCGACGGCCTGGCCGCCGTAGATGCCCTCGCCGTCATGGCTCACCGAACCGTCGATCGCCACCAGCCGGGCCGCCTCCGCGGGGCGGCCCGCCGCGAAGACCCCGAAGGGCGCCGCGCGCATGGCGAGCCCGTCGCTCCAGGCGTGCCGGTGCTGGGCGGAGATGGGAGCGGCGAGCCCCCGGCGCAGGTTCTCCAGCGTGCCGCGTTCGCTGAAGCCCGCGCCCCGGAACGGCCCCTCGTCCCGGTCCGCGATCCACTGGTGCCAGGCCGCCTCCACATGCCGGGTGGTGAGCGCCGAGCCGTGCCGGGCGAGCAGCAGGCCCGAGAAGATCGCGTACTCGGTGTCGTCCGTGCCGGCCGGCTTCTCGGCGACGTACCCCGTGATGCGGCCCCAGCGGGCGCGGATCTCGGACGGCTTCATGTTCTCGGCCGGTGCCCCCAGCGCGTCCCCCACGGCGAGCCCCAGCAGTGCGCCGCGCGCGCGTTCGCGGAGAGCGGTGGCGTCCCCGGGCGCCGGTACCGGCGGTACGCAGGCGATCGATGCCATGGCGGGCCCTCTCCGTCGCGGGGTCCCGGACGATCGGAAGCAGTCGGAAGCCCCTTTGCGCATGTGTCCCCACGGAGAGCTTCACCGGAGCCTCACGCGCCCCAGCATCACCCGGTCGACATTTGTGCGCAGGTCAGCACGGATGAGCGAAAGAGGGGAAAGGTGCAGGTAAGTACGGCCTTCCTTGCTGGCGGACGCGGAATTTCCGGCGTAAGTTCGCAGTTGTCCAAAAGTAGAAGAAGTCCAAACAAGCACATGGGGGACCCCTGTATGGCCATCATCGAGACCGAGGCCGCGCTTCATGGGGCGCACCGCGACAACCACACCCACCGGGACGTGAACGGGGGGTGGCTGCGCCCGGCCGTCTTCGGTGCGATGGACGGCCTCGTCTCCAACCTGGCCCTGATGACCGGTGTGGCGGGCGGAGCCGTCTCCCACCGGACCGTCGTCATCACCGGCCTCGCGGGTCTGGCCGCCGGCGCCTTCTCCATGGCGGCCGGCGAGTACACCTCCGTCGCCTCGCAGCGCGAACTCGTCGAGGCCGAACTCGACGTGGAGCGGAGGGAGTTGAGGAAGCATCCGCTCGACGAGGAGCGAGAGCTGGCCCTGCTGTACGAAGCCCGGGGGGTCGAGCCCGCCCTTGCCGGTGAGGTCGCCCGGCAGCTGTCCCGGGATCCCGAGCAGGCGCTGGAGATCCATGCGCGGGAGGAGCTGGGCATCGACCCCGGCGATCTGCCGTCACCTCTCGTCGCCGCCGTGTCGAGCTTCGGCGCCTTCGCCCTGGGGGCCCTCCTGCCCGTCCTCCCGTACCTGCTGGGAGCCGCCACCCTCTGGCCCGCCCTGCTCCTCGCCGCCCTCGGACTGTTCGCCTGCGGTGCGATCGTGGCCAAGGTGACCGCCAGGTCATGGTGGTTCAGCGGGCTGCGGCAGCTCGCGCTGGGCGGGGCCGCCGCCGGTGTGACGTACGCCCTGGGCAGTTTCTTCGGAACGGCCGTAGGATGACCGGCACCGCCGGAACGAGCAGCTATGCAAGGGACTGCATAAGTAGTCGTTACTCGGCGGTTTCGAACGCTTAACCATTGGGCATGAGCCGTAAGCGCCGCGGGCAATGACGCCCGCGCCGTACATCAAGAGCATCACGAGCAGCGGGTGACGTTGCCTGCCGCGATCGGGCCGCCGGTCAATGATCTGACCGAAAAGGCCCCCTTTTTCAGCCGCCACGAGCGGCGCCCCGCCGCGACCCGTGGCGTCCGCATGCTGGAACGCGGTATCCGGTTCACGAGAACCGCTCCATCATGTAACCTGCACGAAATTTTGCACTCTCGCTAAGGGCCAACGTCGTCCCTCGGCACTTGCCCCCAGAGCCTCAAGGCCTGGGAGGTGCCCCCAGCCACGACGACGACGGGAGAGCCGATGCGTACGCCGCGCCAGCCGTCCCAGCACTCCAAGAATGGCCAGAACTGGTCCTTCATGGATGCTCGCCCTGCCGCGCAGGGAATGTACGACCCCCGCAACGAGCACGACGCCTGCGGCGTCGGCTTCGTGGCGACCCTCACCGGTGAGGCGAGCCACGCGCTGGTCGAACAGGCGCTGACCGTGCTCCGCAATCTGGAGCACCGCGGCGCGACCGGCTCGGAACCCGACTCCGGGGACGGCGCGGGCATCCTGTCCCAGGTCCCCGACGCCTTCTTCCGCGAGGTGGCCGAATTCGAGCTGCCCGAGGCCGGCTCGTACGCGGTCGGCATCGCCTTCCTGCCCGAGGAGACCGCCGCCGACGCCGTCTCACGGATCGAGACGATCGCCGCCGAAGAGGACCTCACGGTCCTCGGCTGGCGCGAGGTCCCGGTCGCCCCCGGACTCCTCGGCGCCACCGCCCGCTCGACGATGCCGCACTTCCGCCAGGTCTTCGTGGGGGACGGTTCCAGCCAGGGCATCGACCTCGACCGCAAGGCGTTCGCGCTGCGCAAGCGCGCCGAGCGCGAGGCCGGCGTGTACTTCCCGTCGCTCTCCGCCCGCACCATCGTCTACAAGGGCATGCTGACCACCGGCCAGCTGGAGCCCTTCTTCCCGGACCTGTCCGACCGCCGCTTCGCCTCCGCGATCGCGCTCGTGCACTCCCGGTTCTCCACCAACACCTTCCCGAGCTGGCCGCTCGCCCACCCGTACCGCTTCGTCGCGCACAACGGCGAGATCAACACGGTCAAGGGCAACCGCAACTGGATGGTCGCCCGCGAGTCCCAGCTCGTCTCGGACCTCTTCGGCGCCGACAAGGACCTCGACCGGATCTTCCCGGTCTGTACGCCCGACGCGTCCGACTCCGCCTCCTTCGACGAGGTCCTGGAGCTGCTGCACCTCGGCGGCCGGTCCCTCCCGCACTCCGTACTGATGATGATCCCGGAGGCCTGGGAGAACCACGCCTCCATGGACCCGGCCCGCCGCGCCTTCTACCAGTTCCACGCCACGATGATGGAGCCCTGGGACGGCCCGGCCTGCGTCACCTTCACCGACGGCACCCAGGTCGGCGCGGTCCTCGACCGCAACGGCCTGCGCCCCGGCCGCTACTGGGTCACCGACGACGGCCTCGTCGTCCTCGGCTCCGAGGTCGGCGTCCTCGACATCGACCCCGCGAAGGTCGTCCGCAAGGGCCGCCTGCAGCCCGGCCGCATGTTCCTCGTGGACACCGCCGAGCACCGCATCATCGAGGACGACGAGATCAAGGCCGGCCTCGCCGCCGAGAACCCGTACGCGGAGTGGCTGGAAGCCGGCGAGATCGAGCTCTCCGACCTGCCCGAGCGCGAGCACATCGTCCACACCCACGCCTCGGTCACCCGCCGCCAGCAGACCTTCGGCTACACCGAGGAAGAGCTGCGCGTCATCGTCGCCCCGATGGCCAAGACCGGCGGCGAGCCGCTCGGCTCCATGGGCACGGACTCGCCGATCGCGGCCCTGTCCGAGCGCCCCCGGCTGCTCTTCGACTACTTCACCCAGCTGTTCGCGCAGGTCACCAACCCGCCGCTGGACGCCATCCGCGAGGAGCTCGTCACCTCGCTGCGCTCCTCGCTCGGCCCCGCGGGCAACCTGCTGGAGCCGACCGCCGCCTCCTGTCGAAGCGTCACCCTGCCCTTCCCGGTGATCGACAACGACGAGCTGGCCAAGCTCATCCACATCAACGCCGACGGCGACATGCCCGGCATGAAGGCCGCGACGCTCTCCGGCCTGTACCGCGTCTCCGGCGGCGGCGACTCGCTCGCCGCCCGCCTTGAGGAGATCTGCGCCGAGGCCGACGCCGCCATCGAGAACGGCGCCCGCCTGATCGTCCTCTCGGACCGGCACTCCGACGCCGAGCACGCGCCGATCCCCTCGCTGCTGCTCACCGCCGCTGTGCACCACCACCTCATCGGCACCAAGCAGCGCACCCAGGTGGGCCTGCTGGTCGAGGCCGGCGACGTCCGCGAGGTCCACCACGTGGCCCTCCTCATCGGCTTCGGCGCCGCGGCCGTCAACCCGTACCTCGCGATGGAGTCCGTCGAGGACCTGGTCAGGGCCGGCACGTTCCTCCCGGGCATCGAGTCCGAGCAGGCCATCCGCAACCTGATCTACGCCCTCGGCAAGGGCGTCCTCAAGGTCATGTCCAAGATGGGCATCTCGACCGTCGCCTCCTACCGCGGCGCCCAGGTCTTCGAGGCCGTCGGCCTCGACACGGCCTTCGTGCAGAAGTATTTCAAGGGCACCGCCACCAAGATCGGCGGCGTCGGCATCGACGTCGTCGCCAAGGAGGTCGCCGCCCGCCACGCGAAGGCGTACCCGGCCAGCGGCATCGCGCCCGCCCACCGCGCGCTCGACATAGGCGGCGAGTACCAGTGGCGCCGCGAGGGCGAGCCGCACCTGTTCGACCCCGAGACGGTCTTCCGCCTCCAGCACTCGGCGCGCAGCAACCGCTACGACATCTTCAAGAAGTACACCGACCGCGTGAACGAGCAGTCCGAGCGCCTCATGACGCTGCGCGGCCTGTTCGGCTTCAACTCCGGCCGCGAGCCGATCTCCATCGACGAGGTCGAGCCGGTCAGCGAGATCGTCAAGCGCTTCTCCACCGGCGCCATGTCGTACGGCTCCATCTCCAAGGAAGCCCACGAGACGCTCGCCATCGCCATGAACCAGCTGGGCGCCAAGTCCAACACCGGTGAGGGCGGCGAGGACCCGGACCGCCTCTACGACCCGGCGCGCCGCTCGTCCATCAAGCAGGTCGCGTCCGGCCGCTTCGGTGTCACCTCCGAGTACCTGGTCAACGCGGACGACATCCAGATCAAGATGGCCCAGGGCGCCAAGCCCGGCGAGGGCGGCCAGCTGCCCGGCCACAAGGTCTACCCCTGGGTCGCCAAGACGCGTCACTCGACCCCTGGCGTGGGCCTCATCTCCCCGCCCCCGCACCACGACATCTACTCCATCGAAGACCTCGCCCAGCTGATCCACGACCTGAAGAACGCGAACCCGCAGGCGCGGATCCACGTGAAGCTGGTCTCCGAGGTCGGCGTCGGCACGGTCGCCGCCGGTGTCTCCAAGGCGCACGCGGACGTCGTCCTCATCTCCGGCCACGACGGCGGAACGGGCGCCTCCCCGCTCACCTCGCTCAAGCACGCGGGCGGTCCCTGGGAGCTGGGCCTCGCCGAGACCCAGCAGACGCTGCTCCTGAACGGCCTGCGCGACCGGATCGTCGTACAGACCGACGGCCAGCTGAAGACCGGCCGTGACGTCGTCATCGCCGCGTTGCTCGGCGCCGAGGAGTTCGGTTTCGCGACCGCGCCGCTCGTCGTCTCCGGCTGCGTCATGATGCGCGTCTGCCACCTCGACACCTGCCCGGTCGGCATCGCCACCCAGAACCCCGTCCTGCGGGACCGGTTCACGGGCAAGGCCGAGTACATCGTCAACTTCTTCAAGTTCATCGCCGAAGAGGTCCGCGAGATCCTCGCCGAGCTGGGCTTCCGCACCATCGAGGAGGCCGTCGGCCACGCCGAGGCACTCGACGTCGCCCGCGCCATAGACCACTGGAAGGCGCAGGGCCTGGACCTGGCCCCGCTCTTCTACGTGCCCGAACTGCCCGAGGGCGCGTCCCTCCACCAGACCATCGAGCAGGACCACGGCCTGGAGAAGGCGCTCGACAACGAGCTGATCAAGCTCGCCGCCGACGCCCTCAACGCGACCGGCGCCACCGACGCCCAGCCGGTCCGCGCCCAGGTCGCCATCCGCAACATCAACCGCACGGTCGGCACCATGCTCGGCCACGAGGTGACGAAGAAGTTCGGCGGCGCGGGCCTGCCCGACGACACCGTCGACATCACCTTCACCGGCAGCGCGGGCCAGTCCTTCGGCGCCTTCCTGCCGCGCGGTGTCACGCTGCGCCTGGAGGGCGACGCCAACGACTACGTCGGCAAGGGCCTGTCCGGCGGCCGGGTGATCGTCCGTCCCGACCGGGGCGCCGACCACCTCGCCGAGTTCTCCACCATCGCGGGCAACACCATCGCGTACGGCGCGACGGGCGGCGAGCTGTTCCTGCGCGGCCGCACCGGCGAGCGCTTCTGCGTCCGCAACTCCGGCGCGACCGTGGTCGCCGAGGGCGTGGGCGACCACGGCTGCGAGTACATGACCGGCGGCCACGCCGTCGTCATCGGCGAGACGGGCCGCAACTTCGCGGCCGGTATGTCGGGCGGCATCGCGTACGTCATCGACCTGGACCTCGACAACGTCAACGCCGGCAACCTCGGCGCCGTCGAGGAACTCGACGACACCGACAAGCAGTGGCTGCACGACGTCGTGCGCCGGCACCAGGAGGAGACGGCCTCCACCGTCGCCGAGAAGCTCCTGGCCGAGTGGGACACCGCGGTGGACCGCTTCAGCAAGATCATCCCCAGCACGTACAAGGCAGTGCTCGCCGCCAAGGACGCCGCCGAGCGAGCGGGACTCGACGAGTCCGCGATCACCGAGAAGATGATGGAGGCGGCGACCAATGGCTGATCCCAAGGGCTTTCTGAACCACGGGCGAGAGGTCGCCAGGACCCGTCCCGTCGAGGAGCGCGTCAGGGACTGGAACGAGGTCTACGTCCCCGGCTCCCTCCTGCCGATCATCCCCACGCAGGCCTCGCGCTGCATGGACTGCGGCATCCCCTTCTGTCACAACGGCTGTCCGCTCGGGAACCTCATCCCCGAGTGGAACGACTTCGCGTACCGCGAGGACTGGTCCGCGGCCTCCGAGCGGCTGCACGCCACGAACAACTTCCCGGAGTTCACCGGGCGGCTGTGCCCGGCCCCTTGCGAGTCGGCGTGCGTGCTGGGCATCAACCAGCCCGCCGTGACCATCAAGAACGTCGAGGTCTCGATCATCGACAAGGCGTGGGACAGCGGCGACGTCGCCCCCCAGGCCCCCGAGCGCCTCTCCGGCAAGACGGTCGCGGTCATCGGCTCCGGTCCGGCCGGCCTCGCCGCCGCACAGCAGCTCACCCGCGCCGGCCACACGGTCGCCGTCTACGAGCGCGCGGACCGCGTCGGCGGCCTGCTGCGCTACGGCATCCCCGAGTTCAAGATGGAGAAGCGGCACATCAACCGCCGCATCGAGCAGATGCGCGCGGAGGGCACCCGCTTCCGTACCGGCATCGAGATCGGCCGCGACCTCAAGGCAACGGACCTGCGCAAGCGGTACGACGCCGTGGTCATCGCGGCCGGCGCGACCGTCTCCCGCGACCTGCCGGTCCCCGGCCGCGAGCTGAACGGCATCCACTTCGCCATGGAGTACCTGCCGCTCGCCAACAAGGTGCAGGAGGGCGACTTCGTGGCGCCCCCCATCACCGCCGAGGGCAAGCACGTCGTCGTCATCGGCGGCGGCGACACCGGCGCCGACTGCGTGGGCACCGCCCACCGCCAGGGCGCGGCCAGCGTCACCCAGCTGGAGATCATGCCCCAGCCGGGCGAGGACCGCGCCGAGCACCAGCCCTGGCCGACGTTCCCCATGCTCTACAAGGTGACCTCCGCGCACGAGGAGGGCGGCGAGCGGGTCTACTCCGTCTCCACCACCCACTTCGAGGGCGACGAGGACGGCAACGTGCAGTGGCTGCACCTCGGCGAGGTCGAGTTCATCGACGGCAAGCTGACGCCCAAGCCGGGCTCGGAGCGCAAGATCCCCGCCCAGCTCGTCACCCTCGCCATGGGCTTCACCGGCACCGACCAGGAGAACGGGCTGGTCTCCCAGTTCGCCCTCGAACTCGACGCGCGCGGCAACATCGCCCGCGACGGCGACTACGCGACCAACGTCCCCGGCGTGTTCGTCGCTGGTGACGCCGGGCGCGGCCAGTCCCTCATCGTCTGGGCCATCGCGGAGGGCCGCTCGGCCGCCCGCGGGGTCGACCGCTTCCTCACCGGCGTCAGCGAACTCCCGGCGCCGGTCCGCCCCACGGACCGCTCCCTGATGGTCTGACGCCCACCCCCCCCAATACGTCCGTACAACGGTGTACGGAACTGAGCGCGGCGCCTGCCCTCGTCCCCGACCGGACTTGGTGGGCGCCGTGGTGCGTCTGGGCTGCCGCCCGGCGCGCGTGATTTCCCACCTGCGGGCCGATGGGGGCGGGCGTAAAAGATTGCGCAGTTCCCCGCGCCCCTAGGTGCCTGGGGCCCCGGGGGCTTTTAGGGGCGCGGGGAACTGCGCGAACGGGGGCGAGGGGGCGGAGCCCTCATGCGGCGACGATGGGGGTCCCCCCGGTCGAGCGAAGCCGAGA is a genomic window of Streptomyces sp. NBC_00414 containing:
- a CDS encoding ADP-ribosylglycohydrolase family protein, with amino-acid sequence MTPAPPTSAPPEPSATPTHPGARETAQQAPPEARPSGARGTAQQATAHPHPHTPTRPRRIEGLLLGLAAGDAAGWPAARHRATRMPEWTRRLTRELDTFAEQNATTTLPVPIALNQPPEPLRLGPSDDAEWAAFAAEAVLRATDAGMLGDLSRERRMRAAIDLSWNAIASEVAAAADRAPEVESAVLPLRARISVRAGLGNLATGLRPPASGHDNPHYFDDAACVRACVLAVAHAGDPRSAAELAEFDARYTQDGDGVHGARAMAAAVALALSGADVNACADAAIAELPEATEIGRNARHALALAHDAVANGDGAFGLVPLLEHQIVDHVYSYGIAAAETVPVALALAVAAHGRIAEAVPAAACLSRVADSAPALAGALTGALGGGAAIPTAWRDACRTLCGCALPRLTGTDLIGLADLLEATELALPGG
- a CDS encoding ADP-ribosylglycohydrolase family protein, which produces MTPRSEETGTLGDRITGALVGAAVGDALGGPVEGYSPEQIVGRHGGRVHGIVGPWHGDDWRTARPVAPYHKGDGHVTDDTLMTHALVRVYAKVRDHLDAYAVAGHLVPDLMTTPRWIPELEADALPLQRIFLAEKWLVARIHYGHVDPREAGTGNIVNCGAAMYMAPAGLVNAANPAGAYAEALDIAGAHQSSYGREAAGVFAAAVAAACTPDATPDSVIEACLAVAKDGTRAAIETVCDTASRYSDFESALRPLREAVAPYDTVGPDYRNPSLGARRPSRIHSIEELPVALGMLLVSRGDYRHAVLGSVNYGRDCDSIATMSGALAGALGSEIPSDWAKTVAESSRLDLQAPAKTLTEVTQEIFERDVTRRRAHETAYAELS
- the gltB gene encoding glutamate synthase large subunit; protein product: MRTPRQPSQHSKNGQNWSFMDARPAAQGMYDPRNEHDACGVGFVATLTGEASHALVEQALTVLRNLEHRGATGSEPDSGDGAGILSQVPDAFFREVAEFELPEAGSYAVGIAFLPEETAADAVSRIETIAAEEDLTVLGWREVPVAPGLLGATARSTMPHFRQVFVGDGSSQGIDLDRKAFALRKRAEREAGVYFPSLSARTIVYKGMLTTGQLEPFFPDLSDRRFASAIALVHSRFSTNTFPSWPLAHPYRFVAHNGEINTVKGNRNWMVARESQLVSDLFGADKDLDRIFPVCTPDASDSASFDEVLELLHLGGRSLPHSVLMMIPEAWENHASMDPARRAFYQFHATMMEPWDGPACVTFTDGTQVGAVLDRNGLRPGRYWVTDDGLVVLGSEVGVLDIDPAKVVRKGRLQPGRMFLVDTAEHRIIEDDEIKAGLAAENPYAEWLEAGEIELSDLPEREHIVHTHASVTRRQQTFGYTEEELRVIVAPMAKTGGEPLGSMGTDSPIAALSERPRLLFDYFTQLFAQVTNPPLDAIREELVTSLRSSLGPAGNLLEPTAASCRSVTLPFPVIDNDELAKLIHINADGDMPGMKAATLSGLYRVSGGGDSLAARLEEICAEADAAIENGARLIVLSDRHSDAEHAPIPSLLLTAAVHHHLIGTKQRTQVGLLVEAGDVREVHHVALLIGFGAAAVNPYLAMESVEDLVRAGTFLPGIESEQAIRNLIYALGKGVLKVMSKMGISTVASYRGAQVFEAVGLDTAFVQKYFKGTATKIGGVGIDVVAKEVAARHAKAYPASGIAPAHRALDIGGEYQWRREGEPHLFDPETVFRLQHSARSNRYDIFKKYTDRVNEQSERLMTLRGLFGFNSGREPISIDEVEPVSEIVKRFSTGAMSYGSISKEAHETLAIAMNQLGAKSNTGEGGEDPDRLYDPARRSSIKQVASGRFGVTSEYLVNADDIQIKMAQGAKPGEGGQLPGHKVYPWVAKTRHSTPGVGLISPPPHHDIYSIEDLAQLIHDLKNANPQARIHVKLVSEVGVGTVAAGVSKAHADVVLISGHDGGTGASPLTSLKHAGGPWELGLAETQQTLLLNGLRDRIVVQTDGQLKTGRDVVIAALLGAEEFGFATAPLVVSGCVMMRVCHLDTCPVGIATQNPVLRDRFTGKAEYIVNFFKFIAEEVREILAELGFRTIEEAVGHAEALDVARAIDHWKAQGLDLAPLFYVPELPEGASLHQTIEQDHGLEKALDNELIKLAADALNATGATDAQPVRAQVAIRNINRTVGTMLGHEVTKKFGGAGLPDDTVDITFTGSAGQSFGAFLPRGVTLRLEGDANDYVGKGLSGGRVIVRPDRGADHLAEFSTIAGNTIAYGATGGELFLRGRTGERFCVRNSGATVVAEGVGDHGCEYMTGGHAVVIGETGRNFAAGMSGGIAYVIDLDLDNVNAGNLGAVEELDDTDKQWLHDVVRRHQEETASTVAEKLLAEWDTAVDRFSKIIPSTYKAVLAAKDAAERAGLDESAITEKMMEAATNG
- a CDS encoding ADP-ribosylglycohydrolase family protein, which translates into the protein MASIACVPPVPAPGDATALRERARGALLGLAVGDALGAPAENMKPSEIRARWGRITGYVAEKPAGTDDTEYAIFSGLLLARHGSALTTRHVEAAWHQWIADRDEGPFRGAGFSERGTLENLRRGLAAPISAQHRHAWSDGLAMRAAPFGVFAAGRPAEAARLVAIDGSVSHDGEGIYGGQAVAAGVAAAMAGAPTIAVVASALAVIPDDSWTARSLRRAVACAHRGERAVRSAVVIGGYPWTDLAPEAVALAFGAYAAADGDFTESVLTAVNMGRDADTTAAVAGALAGATRGAAAIPPAWAAAIGPAKGSCLPSMQGHHVLDVADLLTPPEDTQ
- a CDS encoding VIT1/CCC1 transporter family protein — encoded protein: MAIIETEAALHGAHRDNHTHRDVNGGWLRPAVFGAMDGLVSNLALMTGVAGGAVSHRTVVITGLAGLAAGAFSMAAGEYTSVASQRELVEAELDVERRELRKHPLDEERELALLYEARGVEPALAGEVARQLSRDPEQALEIHAREELGIDPGDLPSPLVAAVSSFGAFALGALLPVLPYLLGAATLWPALLLAALGLFACGAIVAKVTARSWWFSGLRQLALGGAAAGVTYALGSFFGTAVG
- a CDS encoding glutamate synthase subunit beta, with the protein product MADPKGFLNHGREVARTRPVEERVRDWNEVYVPGSLLPIIPTQASRCMDCGIPFCHNGCPLGNLIPEWNDFAYREDWSAASERLHATNNFPEFTGRLCPAPCESACVLGINQPAVTIKNVEVSIIDKAWDSGDVAPQAPERLSGKTVAVIGSGPAGLAAAQQLTRAGHTVAVYERADRVGGLLRYGIPEFKMEKRHINRRIEQMRAEGTRFRTGIEIGRDLKATDLRKRYDAVVIAAGATVSRDLPVPGRELNGIHFAMEYLPLANKVQEGDFVAPPITAEGKHVVVIGGGDTGADCVGTAHRQGAASVTQLEIMPQPGEDRAEHQPWPTFPMLYKVTSAHEEGGERVYSVSTTHFEGDEDGNVQWLHLGEVEFIDGKLTPKPGSERKIPAQLVTLAMGFTGTDQENGLVSQFALELDARGNIARDGDYATNVPGVFVAGDAGRGQSLIVWAIAEGRSAARGVDRFLTGVSELPAPVRPTDRSLMV